A genome region from Perca fluviatilis chromosome 20, GENO_Pfluv_1.0, whole genome shotgun sequence includes the following:
- the ghsra gene encoding growth hormone secretagogue receptor a produces MPSWPNLSEGLSHNFSWEETNNTTRNADLGLPPLNYYSIPLLTAITIACTLLFLVGVTGNVMTILVVSKYRDMRTTTNLYLCSMAVSDLLIFLCMPLDLYRMWRYRPWRFGAALCKLFQFVSESSTYSTILSITALSVERYLAICFPLRAKALVTKRRVRALILLLWTVSLLSAGPVFVMVGVESDSMGPHFSSEINDTDFSLEAGDTRECKMTHYAVESGLMGAMVWLSSVFFFMPVFCLTVLYSLIGRRLWQRHRETSISSRVAHRDKSNRQTIKMLVVVVLAFVLCWLPFHVGRYLQFRSLDAPSPLLSLLSEYCSLVSVVLFYLSAAINPILYNTMSWKYRGAAARLFGLADSQPSRGRTASTMKGDGSNGWTESTVSF; encoded by the exons ATGCCCTCTTGGCCCAATCTCTCGGAGGGCCTGTCCCATAACTTCAGCTGGGAGGAGACCAACAACACCACAAGGAACGCTGACCTTGGCCTGCCTCCGCTCAATTACTACTCAATCCCTCTCCTCACGGCCATCACCATCGCCTGCACGCTGCTGTTTCTGGTCGGGGTGACCGGGAATGTCATGACCATTTTGGTGGTCAGCAAGTACCGGGACATGCGCACTACCACCAACCTTTACCTGTGTAGCATGGCCGTATCCGACCTGCTCATCTTCCTCTGTATGCCACTGGACCTCTACCGTATGTGGAGGTACAGGCCCTGGCGCTTTGGGGCCGCGCTCTGCAAGCTCTTTCAGTTCGTGTCAGAGTCAAGTACCTACTCCACCATCCTGAGCATCACCGCGCTGTCAGTGGAGCGCTACCTGGCCATCTGTTTCCCGCTGCGTGCCAAGGCCCTGGTTACCAAAAGACGGGTACGTGCCCTCATTCTTCTACTCTGGACAGTGTCTCTATTGAGCGCCGGGCCTGTGTTTGTCATGGTGGGAGTGGAGAGTGACAGCATGGGGCCACATTTCAGTTCAGAGATAAATGACACTGACTTCTCCCTGGAGGCCGGGGACACCCGGGAGTGTAAGATGACGCACTACGCAGTGGAGTCAGGCCTGATGGGGGCCATGGTGTGGTTGAGCTCTGTTTTCTTCTTCATGCCGGTCTTCTGTCTCACAGTGCTCTACAGCCTCATAGGCCGGCGGCTgtggcagagacacagagagacaagcaTCAGCTCCCGCGTGGCTCACCGGGATAAAAGCAACAGACAGACCATCAAGATGCTTG TGGTGGTGGTGCTGGCCTTCGTCCTGTGCTGGTTGCCTTTCCATGTGGGTCGCTACCTGCAGTTCCGATCTCTGGACGCTCCGTCCCCGCTGCTGTCTCTGTTGTCCGAGTACTGCAGTTTGGTGTCCGTGGTTCTGTTCTACCTGAGTGCCGCCATTAACCCCATCCTTTATAACACTATGTCCTGGAAATACCGGGGCGCAGCGGCACGCCTCTTCGGCCTGGCCGACAGCCAGCCGTCACGAGGCCGCACAGCCAGCACCATGAAGGGAGACGGCTCGAACGGCTGGACGGAATCCACAGTCAGCTTCTAA